The region GCTCAGACAGCTCTGTTCTCCTCCATGCACACATGTTTAAGTCAGGGTGTTTTCTTAAGGGAATTTTGCTAGGAATTCTTGTGTCCTGTTGGAAGTGACTGTGTTAAACCTAGAAGTGTATTTGGTAGTAGGCAGTTTACCTGCAGTATGTGGTGCTGCACTCAGCATTTCCTGTGCATGTGGCTCCGACAGGCCGCAGCGTTATCCAGCGCCAGAGCATCGATCTTTTGACACGCAGAGTTAAATAGTTTCCTTGCTTGTTTGGAACTGGTGCAGCATTACCCTGTATGCACAAATCATTTCCATTAGTCATGCAAAGATATTTTCTAGACTGCATAAATAGGCAGGAACTCATACCAGCACCTTTCCCATAATCCAAGGGAGGTCTGGTTTCAACAGTGATTTAcctatccttgttttttttttttttttttgaagaggctCTGGCACAAGATTCAGTGACATCCTTGTAGCTTTATCTGACCTTTATCAGAGCAGTAAGAGGCCTTGAAAATGATAGCATAAAATGAGCATCTGTACCAACtgctaagctctacaatcccgttctctccctcagagatcctatgtgcATATCTCATGCTTTCATGAACACACAAGAAGAGAGATTGGGCACCAGCACAAAAATAAGTAACCAACAAATATCAAGAGGAAAATGGAAACAAAATTTGTTGAATGATTTTACAAATAtatcaataaaatattatttattaaaaTAAGTTATACTCTAAACCATACAAAAACCTttattaagatatgttatttaaagcgaaacaaaaaataaaaaggtaacaTGACCATGGCTCAGTTCCTGTTTGCATCAGGAGTGAAAATGATATTTACCTTGATTTATTTATCGATATATTTGTAAAATATTCAacaattttcctttttcttcttgctATTTGTTAGTTACATGCTTTATTGAATTCACATAcaatccttgtctccaccacctctgctAGGAAGCTGTTCCAAACATCTGCCacctttctataaagaaatattaacttaggttactcctgagtgtATGACCTCTTGTTcaagagcttcttttcaattgaaagagacccaCCTCCTGTACtaaggaggtatttaaatgtttcctgtcttccccccccccccccccccccaagatttacATATTGAGaactttaagtctgtctccatatgctttatgacaaagatcactgTGCATTTCAGCAGCTGCCCTTTGGGCTGACTATCTTGtttatgtggattttttttaagttatttatATAACTTCATGCTTACACTCAAGCaaaaatacttgtacagaaagaTAACTGCTGGTAATAAGGGTAGGCCCTGGTTTACAAGGGCTTTAAAGCAATTGAGAGATcaagtggctcattttcaaaacagaaaaatgtctaaacagcagcacaaagtggcagatggacattttggcaaaaaaaaaaaaagtccaagtagctattttcaaaacccatttttaagatggttttctatgcaaTTCACATGCAGTGCAGCCAGATCACAAGGAGgcacattttggacgtttttctgccataatggaacaaaaacatccaaggctaaaagctagacattttggtctagaccttattcaatcacgactaagggccctgtttactaaggtgtgtgagTGTTTTTTTGCGTGCCTATACATAGCGCACGCACTacccatgtaggcgcctatagggtaTTATAGGCATGTACATAGTTAACGCATATActggttaacgcgtgttaaaaccATTagcgcgcctataacgctgcttagtaaacagggtcctaagtcacaaaaaggtgccataaatgaccactggagggattaaggtatgacctcCCCTTCTACTCCTATTCCACAAACATACCATTTAACATTGATCAGCAGTTTTCTCCTAACATTAACAAtaaacttatattccaccatatACCTCTCTGTTCAATGTGGATCACAGTTACAAAgaagctggacatttccaggaagTACAAAGGATAGTCAGTATGATGAAATGGCAATATACAATTTAACTGAAAAGATGACATTACTAGTCATTACAATTCAAAACAAACTttctaaataaataggttttaatttgcttacAAAACGAACTGTAATTGTCACAGAAAGTAATAAAGCTTTGAACATCCTTGTCCAGATGAGCCACTTGATATAAGAAGAGGCTATCTAATAATCTAGTTCTTCTTAGATTCTTGAATGGAGGAAAAGTAAATAAAGCCAACAATCTAGTAACTCTGGAGTTTGTAGAAAAGCTAAATGACCCAACGCAACATTTTGAATAGTATGACGTTTCTTCAGCACTTGTTTAAAAGCGCCTAAATAGATTATACAATAATCTAATAAACTCAGAATCAAAGATTGTACTGTTCTGTCCTCCCGGCAGCCTTACACTAGTTTTATACAGTAGCCCTAAAATGTgattaatgcctttactgttattctcacttctaaggatttttactgctgcagtcctcACTGCAAAGCTATATGAGCAATGCAGCGTGTGAAATGTTGTCTCACATGTACCACAACCACtcctgcttgtttgtataaagtctgttaccagtggtctattctcctgcaaagacctcctccttttctcagccaagcttggctccattgtctacctgctatcatttcctgattatttttactatctctgtcctgatggGTCAACTAAGGTATGATATTTCTCTCCAATCGAGGACTGCCCTCTGTGAACACCCCTGCTTCCTGATCTCAGGTTCTGTCCCTATTGGCCTCtttacctccccctccctgggCTCATGTgggtgtaagttatagaatactagcacttaaacAAGAAAATGTCACCTGTGTAAGTACCAGTTCTGCACTAAACTTACAGAAACTGCCCAATTCatataggaccagattctgtaaatggcatctaaaatctagaAGTGTCCAATTAACACGCCTAGTGTTATTCTATAtaatatgcctaaagttaggcacgatgtatagaatagcacagaGGACCGGGAAATGGGCCTACATTTAGGCGCGGTcgtttacaccactgaaaaccaggtgtaaatacctgcacctaaatgtaggcgtgtctccgccccccccccccccataacaccATGTTTAAATTTAAGTAACGGccctgacatgcccacactcctcccatgaccatgcctccttttcagctatgtgcGTTGAAATTTGTGCAGGCCAGTTTTTAGAATACACACAAAAAGAagcgtgcataaattccaattattgccaattagtgatgataattgtttGTTACTGGCCAGTTATCACTGGTTGGCTCGTTACTAAAttgagatgcatgcataaattggctgcatgtacaatttaatatGCACTACTCACCATgtcttatacagaatctggccctttgtgcataaatgcaagggggcatgcaGAGAGGAAGGTGCATGGGTGGGTCCCATATTTACACATGAAACTTGTAGAATACTTATGCATCAAGGTGCCACATTTAGGATTGCACATTtccacctgctattgacatggcataagtgggttTGCCTAAATGTTGGGATCGAAATTTCGACACGCTAGTAAtttgtaatggaatctgggtgcccagatgccattaaagAATTCGTGGTAGCGGACTGCATCTTTCAACCTAACTAATgacgctctttatagaattgctcccatagTGGCTGCAGTTATATGGATAAGGACATTATatgaaatcaaacaaacaaaaaaacagaaatacatttttaatggcAATTGATACCAAATTTCATCTCCCTCTCCTCAACCTGACTCTAAAAGAAGGAATAATTTAGTActgccaactttttaaaaatgtaatacaATCCTTGTAGGTTGCAGTACCTTTCATTggatcaacaacaacaaaaaccatGCTGCTGCTACAGATGGACTTTCAAGACTGGATATGTCCCTTTTTCTGGTGCGACTTCAAGGGTGAAGGAAGGAGGGGAAAAAGAATGTTGTGGGAAAGAGGTATAGATGAGATTAGCATTGGTAAACATTAGTTCTTTATAGGATTCTGGGATTAGCCATGCCCATTTTCTCAAGGCAAATCACACGACGGAAAGATCCCAGAACTCTTAAGAGCCAGTTGAGAGATATGAGTGTAGCACTGGTGATATGGTAAAGGAACTGCAGGCTGTTGGTACAACTCTAATTCAGTTAAATCTGACTTTATCTAATCTAATACAATACAGACATTTCTAGTCTGTTTTACCCAAGAAGGGCTCAAGGAGGattacaaaagaaataaaaatggaaaaataccATTGAATTacagaaaatgaataaataaaaatgacaaaaacagagaaaatcaaatttaaaacttataaaaaaaactttagaCTTATAAATCTGTGAGCACATTTAGAGTGAGAAAATGAGTGCAACAAAAACATGCTTTTATAATGAAAAGAAACCTCACAGCATCACCATATGCATACTCTGTGGCTGCTAAAACTCATTTCCTATATATAACCATGGTGTGCTCACTTCCCGTTCTGAATTATATACCTTCCTATATAATATGCTGTTACATCTATATCATAATTATATACCCTATGGTTTACAACTTGCAATACTTACAGCAGTATACATGATACATTAGGAACTCAACTGCTTACCAGGCTGAAGCTAATTAGCAGGAACACACAGGCAACGGCAAACACTTGGGTAAACTCTTTCCTCATGCTGCTTGCAGTCAGTGCTGGTAAGGAGGCTGACAAGGAATCACCTGCAGTGCTGAAAATACATGCAAAAGGCTGTGCAGGTATTTATCCATGATGGTTATCACGTCATTGGGATAAAGAAGGTCAATGAACAGCACTGACTGACAAAGAGCCAGAAATGGTACTGAACAAAGGACACATGATAGAAGCTGATTAATGAGATCTTACACAGCTGACAACAGGCCAGAAGTACCTGTAAACATCGACCCACAGCTATTTCTGGTGACAGTAACAGGGTGACACTGTAAACAAAGGTATAAAAAGGGCATTAGGTCCGTCCCACCAATAAGGATACCCAGATGCCATTCACAAGAGTGTGAATATCTGGAAGGTTTCTCCTTTTCCAGgacagtttttttgtttgtttgtttttgttctttttattcaACCATCCTGGTTTAAAGAGAATACAAGACCCCGCCTATTTCCCACCAGAACCCATCTTTCTCATATAGttaatagtttattttatttgatatccTGCTTATGGTTAAAACACCCAAGCGATTTACAACAATAATTAGAAAAATAGGGAAGATAAACAGGTTACTTTTCAGTCAGGTGAAGGGACAAAACAAGTGCTTAATAGAAAGAAATAGTAATTACAGTATCACAAATGTACAAACAAGCAGGAAATACAATAGAGTAGGTGAGCGAGGAAAGAAGTGGGATCAAGGCCGACTCCAGCAGCAAGGGATAAGACTGAACCATCTGAGGGAAAGCCTGGTGGAAATAATATGGGCCCTACATTGAAAGTGGTTTGAGCGAGCAGGAGAAGATCCTGCATGCTTAAATCTTGCTCAACAGGCTGgccgccaatattcagtgacataaccggacagtgccactgaatattggcactaactgacCATTTTGAAAGTAGTGgtcagggcaggagcaaatgccacttgctcctgccccttgtggctccTGATAGAGAATGGCCTCATGATTTCTAATAGTAATCTCTTGGTACAACCATTATAGGGTCAGcttctagtggtagtaccacgaGACTACCTCTAGAGGCTGCGGCATCCATTTTTTATCAGGAGCCatgaggggcaggagcaagtggggttcgCTCCTGCCCTGACCACCACTGAACCACCAGACCTCTTCAGGTTGGCCTGGAGAGTCTGCTATAACTTGGAGGTGGGAAGGGGGATCAGAGTGATGTCAGGGAGCAGAGGAGGATTGCAGTGATTTGGGGGTAGGAAGTGTGATCAGaatgatcttggggggggggggggggcggaggacaTCTGGACTCCTCTTATGCAggctccagctgatattcagccagggcccacataagtGGAGATGAGTCTATAATTTGAGACAGAGGATGAATCAGATTTCTTTGCCTAAGTTGTTCTCTGCTCTTGGACAcgttttgctattgaaaaatgcaagcacaGTGCTTCTCACAGACAACAGCTCCAGATCTCACAGAAACCTTTGCACATTGAGATATATGTTCCTTTATGAGCATCGCTCGGAATGCTCATTGTAATAATAATCAACtcactgtaatacatttgcataggattatcactGCCTGCTACTGCAATTGGTAAGATAgacacagaacccctttgtgcattacacgCTAAATAACATGCATGGTAAACTGGATAGAACCAATCAAAATCAGACGTTCCTAACATGGTAAGCTTTATGCATTGCCCTTGGGAATTAACATATGCAACAGATATAGAGGATGTCCTGAATAATGTACTTTATGAACCAGTATGAGTTTAAATATAATTCTGTGTGATATGGGCAACCACAGAGCAGGGGACTGACATAGTCGAATTTGCTGGTGTCCGTCAAAAGTGTCACCGCTATATTTTGTACGAGTTGTAGTCTCTGAATATCTAAGAATCTCAGTCCATTTAAgagggaattacagtagtcaagatgaCTGGTAACAAGGGAATGAATAAGGATTTGAAGGGCATCTATGATGAACAAGTTTCTCACAGAGTATATCATCCTAAGCTTGTAGAAGCAGTGCTAAACTAAGTTAGAAATATGTGATTGAAACGTTAAGGTCCAATCTAGCAACACTCCTAGGATTGGATAGGGATGATAGAACCCACAAGTTGGATAGGAATCATAAGGATGGGGCGATCTTTCCATGAAAGCAGCAGAGCTCTGGTCCTGGATTTGTCAAGGTTCAGTTTCAGTGTATGATATCCAAGCCTGTCTGCTATCTTAGTTTGCTGTTGAGCATGGAGATATCATGTGGACAATCACAGCTGAAAGCACCAAATATCTGGATGCCATCAGAATACACATAAGGAGTTAATTTGAGGGACTGAATGAGAGTTAGAAGTGGGatcataaaaaaaataatatattgaaAACTAGGGGGATTCAAGATGGTGGATACATGCCTGCAGCGCTCTCTGTTGTGACCCGCAGCTGTTAATTTTATCTCAGCAAATTTTTCTTGAAGTGAAATTCCATCCTTGTGGGCAAGAGAAGGGGTCAGACTTGTACTTATCCCACAGAAAAGCCTGTCCCAGCCATCACGGGTCTGATGGATCGATTTGCAGTGAGCAGTTGAGGTCCAAGATCGTGGGCATCGCTGCAGAAGCTGGCGGGGGAAGAAGAGCTGCCCCCCCGCCTGACCCAGACACCATGTCCGGAAGCAAAGGACCTGCTGCAGAACCTAGCCTTGctggtgggaggatggggagtgGTGCCAGAGCTGGGAGGGGCTGCTGGTGCTCTCTGTGCAGGGTCTGCTCCTCTGTCAGCATTGGCAGAGGATGGAGTTGTGGACGAGGGCGGGGTTATCGTTTCTCAGTGGCGGTAAGGACCCAGGAACTGTCAAGGAGTTTCAAAAGAAAGCTGTGAATAGGAGAAGGTATTAGCTGAGCTTCATAAACCGTCTCTTTCGGGCAAACCTAAATTGATTACTCTGGATGTCAAGTCAGAGGCTTTGACTAAATTGGACAGTTCTTTTGCAAGTAAGTTGGAATTAATGGCCTCACAGTTCTGTGTGGATCAAGGGGCCTTGGTTGAGATGAAGAATAAAGTTTAGTCTATGGAAAAAGTCTTGAGTTCTGTTAAACTTGAGGTTAAATCAAGATCGGATTCACAAGCTGTATTGGTAAAAGATAATTTGGTTACATCGAAGACTTTTGAGACTTTTGGAGAACTCTTTACATAAAAATACTCTATGATTTGTGAATTTTCCAAACGTTTCATCTGTTGTTCCATTGTTAactcatttattttttaattctgaAGATGCCAGAGCAATCCTGTCCTCCTATCTTGAATGCATATTATTTGCCATTGGTGGTTAAGAAACCTACAGAACTGGATATTGTCCCTGGAATGGATGTTTCTTTCGATGAATTAAATGTGACTCAAATTATTACACATGAAGACCAAGAAGCAACTCCTGTGACTTTGACTGTGAAATTTGTGTTAGAACCTGATAGAGACTGGgtgctgtgtttgttttttaagaagagagagaaaaggtttttgaattgtttggttcGAGTGTTTCCAGATGTATCTTTAGTAACTCAAAAGAGACTATAACTATTTCTTGAAATGAGACCTAGGGTGTTACAACTAGGAGGATTATTTTGGTTAAacttcccatgtaaatgtttaattaaatTAGAATCAGTTAGATATATTTTTATGAGCCTACTCATCTAAATGCTTTTTCTGTTACATAAAATATTAACTCGTCATAGCTTCCGGTTATGCCTAATGTAACATCATCTACACTTTGATTAGAAAGAATTCTGTTCTTTAGTTAGCATGCTTATTTCTGGTTTATAGTTTGTATTTCCTTTTATAGTGCCTTGGATCATTCCAGCTTTTTTGGACTGTTATGCGTGAAGGTATATATATGTATAGAGCCAATATGGAGCCTTGAGGGACACCACATCGAAGGGTGTATGGTTCTgaaagttgtttgtttttttttgccagagGACAGTGTTAGTATAATTTATGAAATAAGATTAAAACCAGCCCAATACTCTCCCAGTGATACCTGTGTCTTATAGTCTACACAGAAGGGGATTATGATCTATATGATCAATACAGCTGAAAGATCTAATGAAAAGAGTACTACTGTATTATCCCGATCAAAGATGTACTGGATGAAGATGGTGAAGCCAATAAGggctgtttctgtactgtgggtcTCTTGCCATTGGTTGATAATAATGTGGCCTTTACACCCAGTTTAGAAAACGCGGTGTTTCGGCAGTGGTAGTTGCAGGGGATAATGCTTTTGGAACATTTGTTGCATATGGATGGTACTCTTTCTTATGCAGATTTAAAACAGAAGTTCTCTTTTCCCTTAGCGAACTGCTTTGTGTACCATGAGTTGGCTAGATATTATTGCAATTTGCCTTCTACTAGTATGACTCATCAAGTTGCCTTGCGACTGCGTGAATTTCTTGAGGGGATTGCAGTGGGACAAGTGTCCATCTCATGGTTTTCACCAGTTGTTGACCACACAAACCGCTCCTTCCTATGGGGTTTTGCAGGATACCTGGCCTAAGGATCTTGGTTGCTCTTTGAGATGTTCCGTGGGTCTTCCGCTGTTTAAATTGGTTCTGTGGGTGGTTCATCAGGCCAAACTTCGGGAATGCCATTATCAGGTGATTCATTGTGCTTATTTTTCACAGAGCAGAGCTTATCTTGCAGGCTGTATGGAAACCCCCAGTTGTCTGAATAACACCTTCGCTCGTTGTATGAGGGCATGTCGGAGGATCCAGGCTTTTTGGGCGGCGCTCCGGCTCTATTTGCAGCTCCTTTTTGGCCATTCTCTTCCCCTTTCACTGGAGGGGGTTCTCATGACCAATCTCTCCTCTATGGGCTACAGGGATCGGGAAGAGGGCCTGTTCTTGGAGAAAGCTTACATTTTAGCCCAGAAATTATTTTACATCATTGGCGTCAGGCCAC is a window of Microcaecilia unicolor chromosome 2, aMicUni1.1, whole genome shotgun sequence DNA encoding:
- the LOC115462492 gene encoding liver-expressed antimicrobial peptide 2-like, translating into MRKEFTQVFAVACVFLLISFSLGNAAPVPNKQGNYLTLRVKRSMLWRWITLRPVGATCTGNAECSTTYCRDGHCSLQVFSS